DNA sequence from the Anaerolineales bacterium genome:
AACGTCCCGGTGAGCATCGCCGAGGACGTCACCGCCACCGTGCTCTCGATCCTGGCGATCCTGGTGCCGATCGTGCTCGGTTGCCTGATCGTCCTGTTCACGGCATTCGTGATATGGTGGCTGTGGCAGCGGAGCGATGCCCATAGGGTCGCCCCACTCCATTCGTGATCGAACCTACTCTGGAGGAGATGCAATGACTGAAATGAGCACTGCCCCCGAAGTGCAGCCTGCCGGGCGGACCAGCACCATGGCCCTCGTCAGCCTGATCGCCGGCATCGTCGGACTGACGATCCTGCCCATCCTGGGCAGCATCACGGCGGTGATCACCGGCTACATGGCCCGCAAGGAGATCCGCGCATCCGCGGGCGCGGTGACGGGCAGCGGCATGGCGACGGCCGGCCTGATCATGGGCTGGATCGGCGTGGTTGTGGGCGTGGGCCTATTGTGCATCGCGTGCGTGCTCCTGGTGGCGGTGCCGGCAGGGATCTTCAACGCCGCCGGTCAATACGGGTCCGTCATCCAGAGCCTGTTGTTCGTCTAGATACCTACTGGAACAGGCCGCTGCCCCGGG
Encoded proteins:
- a CDS encoding DUF4190 domain-containing protein, giving the protein MTEMSTAPEVQPAGRTSTMALVSLIAGIVGLTILPILGSITAVITGYMARKEIRASAGAVTGSGMATAGLIMGWIGVVVGVGLLCIACVLLVAVPAGIFNAAGQYGSVIQSLLFV